The Mastacembelus armatus chromosome 14, fMasArm1.2, whole genome shotgun sequence genomic interval TCCATTTCTTTCTATCAGATTTAGATATCCAGTACAGAGCTGAGCTGGACCGTGATCCAGAGGTGGACAAGGTTAAGGTGGTCACACAGTGCTTCAGCACAATAGAAGCTTCATCCAATGTTGCTGACATTCACAAGATGACAAATGGCGAAACTGCATCTTTCTGGCAGTCAGATGGTAGTGCACGCTCCCATTGGATCAGGTAATTTATGTCATGTATTTGATCCTTCAAGGTTTTGAAGGATCAGGAGGTTTTGGTTCCTAAGTATATGATCAATTTTAAAGTAGAAACTCATGTAAACTcatgtcttttctgtttcctaGGTTGAAAATGAAACCAGATGTTGTTCTGAGACGTCTGGCTATTGCTGTGGCTTCTAATGATCACAGCTACATGCCTCAGCTGGTCTCCGTTGCTGTGGGCAGGAATCGCCGTTCCTTGCAGGAGATCAGAGATATTCGCATCCCCAGCAATGTCACCGGCTATGTAGCTCTCTTGGAGAATGCCAACATCACACACCCCTGTGAGACACcacctgtcagtctgtctgtttaGCTGAGTGTTTATTTATCTTGGCCAAGTGTGTTCTTCCACATGTAGAGAAATTGTTACCACTATGGTGTTAACAGAGCTGTTTGTCAGCTACAGAGGAATTTTGCTGGATTCATAGTTAAGTGGTTAAGTACCTCCCTTTTGAATCTACATTCAAGCTTCCGTGAACTTACTATTGAAAGGATCCAATCCAGCGACCGATTTGAGTGAATGAGGATAACATCAAGTGAGAAACCACTGAGCCAGGCAGCTGTGAGCAAGAGCAATCAACTGGCTTTTAGCATAGGTTTAAATGATGGTTGTAAATTTGGCTATGCTTTTTTGAAATCAGACTTTGGGTTTGCTGTGCTAACCTATAGTCTGAGTCATTCACAGCACTTTGTTGTGGATGATTTAGGAGATCAcaatgaacaaattaaaattcattattAGTAGAAATGATTTGTCTTATTGATGACTGTTGATTATGTCATTCTCCGAAGGTGAGGGAAATGATTGTGGCATTTTTGTATGGTGTATTCCATCAGTCTGGTAACCACATTATCTCCTCACCAAACCCCAGATGTCCAGATCAACATTAAGCGGTGCCTGAGCGATGGATGTGACACACGGATCCATGGCTTGAAGACGCTGGGCTATCAGATTACCAAGAGTAAAGAAGTGTCTGTTTCAGATGCTTCAGCCATCTGGTACCTGTCTCTCCTCACCTCCTTGGTCACTGCCTCCATGGAGACAAACCATGCACTGGCTCATACGGTCCTTCAGAGCACACAGTAAGAAGCTGTATTCATGCTTTGGATGCAAAATAAGGAGTGAAACAATGTAAGCAAGCATTAGGATGTTTCTGTTATTGCAGTCAGTTCAACTGCAGTGATTTGTTCACACAGTGCTTTGGTTCTAaggcttgtttttgtgttgtttttcaagAAAAGCCTTACGGCACATGCCACCATTGTCCCTGACACCGTCGTCCACAGAGTTCCCCAAGTTCTTCTCTTTGAACATCCTGGAGGAAGTGGATGGATTTCTGCTCAGGATAGCAGAGTAATGACCTGCAGGGATTacatcactgtcacactgaGCTCATAATGCTGAGCTCTTAAACACCACAGTGAAAACAGGCTAAACTCAAAGTACTGACTGTCTAGTGTGATGACAAAATAATACCATTCCCTTTGTTCTGAGAACTTATTCAGTCGTGATCAGGGTCAGTGTGACGGAAATGATCTCAGCAAAGTGTTGGTTATCATCAAATTATTATGGTATTGCAGactgtatttatctgtttttgcaGAAGTTTTTTGCAGTTAATGCATTTTACACTGTTGATAACCTGTGTACATAATATTTGGTCCAAATGTAGTAATCATTTTGTTGATAGTCTGTATTTTAAAAGCAGTtggctgctgctctgtcagAACCACAGAACTTGATTACATATTTCTCCTCTTAAATCACATTcattgaaatcatttttttttcattaatcacCATTGCCTTGGGAATTAGTGATTTATTTACCTTTGCTTCTTCTTATTCCCCTTTAATTCTACTGGGGAATAAGTAGTGAAGAAAACACCAAGCTGTAGGTTTTTAAATCCAGATCAGATTGATAACTCAGGTCCTGTTTACTCTTCAGATTCACTAAATTAATGTCATAAATATTAATGGAGAGCAATTTATAAGATAAGAAGATATCTGTAGTCACAGTTTTAATTCAAAAAGATGCTTTCTTAAAGCTATTTCAATGTAAGTGTCAGGACAAAATCCACAGCCCTTGTTCTGTGCATAGATATGTTATAAAATTCAACTGAAGCTAATATGACTTTAACAGTCTGAGGGAAATAAATAATACTTTGTGACCAGTGCAGACAGGAGGGTTACAGTGCCCAGTTATGCTTTTAACACATGGTCATGATAGAGAACAGTGTGCTAAGATTGAGctgaaaaatgtaaactgaACCATTAAAATGTGAGGGTACATTAGGACACCAAAGACTCAACTAACTGCACCCCAAAACTAACTTGTGTTgcttttttgctcttttgtaGCTGCTGTGTGAGTCCTGATGCAGAATTGACCCTCTTGGCCTTTGCTCTGGCCAGAGGCAGCGTGGCAAAAGTGCTCCAGGCCCTATCATGCATCAGCGATCACTTAGAAACCAAGTACAAGGCTTCCGTCCTTATCGTGTCTATGGCCTCTGTTAGGCTGCGACTGCTCTATCGCAATGGTAAGGTGATCAAACCTGGTTTAATCTTATTCACACAAGGACACTTGAAATCATAGGTCTTGGAGTGAAAGTGCTTAGCCAAAAAGGATGAGATGCATTAGTGGAAACCTGTTAATTCTGGTACAAAGCTGCTGTTCTGTGTGGTGATCATTACCTCTCAGTTTAAGAGTGAAACTAACCTGCAGAGAGAGTGAACAAAtactttaaacaaaaacataattccCATTCCAAACACTCTCATAATGATTTATGCTGCATTGCAGGGAAGCCCCTCCAGCTGCACCTACAGGCCTGTGATGTAAAGAGTAAAGAGGAGAAGTCAGGGCCAGAGAACATGCTCACAGAATCTTCCACAGGAGATGGTAAAACTGAAACCAAAAACAACACCTATTAACTCAGGTGAGGTACACTTTGAACATGGCTTTAAGTATAACTGAGTGTATTGGTTCCTCTGCAGGATTTCTGACAGAAAGTGGCAGGAAGAAAGCCAGTGTGATCCTGTCGACAGAAGACCAGAGCAACTTCCAGGTCACTCAGATGAAGATCAAAGTGAGTTTGATTCAACATTTCTTTGATTTCTTTGAGATTTTGTGATAACTGGGACAGTGATATAGGATTACTTAATACTTGCTGTCTGGTTTGTGCAATAAGGTGCGAAAAGGAGCTATTGGAGCAAAATGCGGCTTGGTATTTGCATACAAAGAGGAAGACCCTTTCGATGCAGAGAAACATTTCAAGAGGTTCAAAAAGTATGATGCATGGAACTACAAGGACTACAAAGAGTTTATACAAGACAAGTAAGGACAATAGCTCTGAATttcagtttgtgtctttgtgtttatgaTCTAATATGTGTTGCCAATTTATAAGTTGTCTTCTCTAATGGATGCCTGGTTGTCTTCTCTAAGAATTTCTCTGCTATGATTAGTAAACAAGTAACAAGTAAGACTATATGTGGCTCAGTATGTTATGTCCAGTACAAATGTAGCACTTAAAAGAACTATGCAATCAACTAAGATAGTAGAAAGTATAGCCAATTTTTATGGATGCCCCACtttttaatggtttatgtgAATGGCTGACATGCTGTGCTGTcacctgacctgcagtgtgaagATTCCAGCACAGTCTGAGGATGAGCCAATTGGCTGGTTTGAGCTTGAGGATGACTGGAACGATGTGGAGATCAAGCTGCAGCAGTGTCGTGTTGCAAAGGTACATGATACATCCAGTTAAAGCTAAGACACAACTTTACTTTATCACTTAAACCTCCAAATTTTACATTTGACTACTGCACGAACATAATTGCTAAACATGACAGTGCCCAGCTGtcttattaattttttaaaatccttttttaaaaacctgaaaacataCATGTGGGAGCAGTTCTTAAAGATTTCGTGTGTAATAAGAGTCAGTGTGCTCAGGCCTTAGGACTGCAGACAGGGTATGCAAAGTCTTGAGAGACAAGCTAACATGttagttttgtcttttcatgagatttcattacaataaaaaaaatactgaatatcTTCAGCCTTACTTCAGccactctgttcactgtttttcatttgcgTTAATTATAAAGCCACCACATGTCTTTATGTTTCCTTGTCTTCCCAGTTCTTGATGGTGAAATTCCTCTGCACCAGACAGGAGTCTGCTGAGCGCCTTGGTGTGCAGTCCCTCAGCTTCAGTGGCTACCTGTGCCCTGGAGCGGAGAGACTAGGAGACCTGGATGACCTCAGTCCAGAGGGAGAGAGCTTGGACCGTGATGCTGTCACTGGCCTTTGTCTACTCAACAAGACACTCTTCTTCATTCAACAGCTTACACGAGACATGGTAACCAGTGATCACTGCTTGAAGGTACTACAGTATGTaccatatttaaatatgaataatgtGAGTAATGCATAGTATATTGgtaattaatgttattttggTAAGCTGGGTGCCACCATGGTGCATCTTCTGATTCATTTCACGAGaccaaaaaaatacaaacaaaaaacacacctttcaaaatgtttctttgttttttctttacttgttttcttttggtttcATTATATAAATCAGTTCATTGATGCCCACTTGTGACCATTAGTAGACACTGCATCATCTTCTTTACAGTACTGCTGAACTGTTTCATATGAATGGGTGCATGAAGTGATGTCTCCTGTTTTATTGTTGAAGACTGTCAGACAGTTTCCTGTCTATCAATTTCTGCAGGATGCCTCTCACTTCAAGCAGAAGTATCTTCTGGACTTCAGTGGTCTCAGCCTCCAACTCTTCTGGAACTTCTACAGTAAACTCAGGGAGATGTGAGTAATAGAACTCTCACTCCTATTTTTTTGTGTCCACATGCTTACTATAAGAAGACTTATTATTTTTGATAAGGTTTGTCAGGTCTCACCTGTGATCTTTTTCTCAGTGAGGGAGAGGAGGTGTTGAAGAGCAGAGTTCTGCTGCTCCAGTTGATGCAGAACTGTTTCCCCATGCTCCCCAACCCAATGGAGTCCCGGGGCGCAGAGGACAGCGGAGGACCAGATCAGGGaaccacagcagctgcagtttcatCCACTTCCAGCAGTGAAGAGCCTTTGAATGATTCTGTTAGGGCTGTGTGGGAACTCTACACTCATCTCTGCCATAGTAAGAACCTGTCTTTTCACAGATTTCATACATCTGGTGTTAGAAACTGTATTTGGCTAGAAAATATTCTGTAGAGATTGCTTGGGCAGTATTAGTTAATCATTTGTGAAGGTCCGTGTAGTGATAAtatttttgatgtttgtgtttcagttgtggATGGTCCAGAGGGTGAGGCCTTAGTGGAAAAAATGTTGCACAAGGAAGCAGTCAAAGCTATTCTTAAtggagctgctgttttcttccCCGATAAACACGTCAGACGGGACAAACTCTTCCATATGATGGtaggtttatattaaaaaaaaaaaaaaaagatataaaaatctaataataataataattcagaTTATAACATAAGAATTATTCATTCACAGAAGAATATTACAGAAGAGGAACAGCCGGAGTCAGTAAAGGTGACATTTGAATCACTTTGTAATTACTTCAGGTAAGCATGCTGGAGATTTCTAACCTTGTcattctttttaaaacacactgtcagATCATGGTTGGTCAgtatctgctgtgttttctttatgcAGTGACCAGGATCCAAGTGGCCTCCTCCTGCTTCCACCTAAAGGTGCTCCCTCAGATTTTGACATCAGCCCTATATTATCAGTCATGGAGACACTGCTACTGGTGGCAACAAGAGAGGTGAGATCTCTGTCATACACACAGCACCTCAGCTATTCTATACTGTTTACCTGCACCATGTCTTTATGTAAAATCATGTAAAATCTTTctaatctatttttaaaaaaatgtccctCTCTGTTCTGTCATCACTCAGTGTGAAGTTATGATGGCTGATGAAAGTGGTGGAGCCAGCAGGACGGTGTTGCTGGCTTTGTTCTGGGCTCTGCAGGGTAGTCTGCTTTCCTGGTGCTACCTGCAGCTCAAAGAAGGACAGTGCCTAATGAGCTCAGCTTCCACAGCTGTAGCTATGGAGCTGGCCAGAGACATCCTGCTGAAATGTGAGTTACAGTGTTTAGTTGTTGACACAAATGGCCTTCCTGAAGGTTCCTGTTTTCAGAGTTAGCATTTGTAATTGGGTTGTCTGCCAATCAGATAAATGAGTCACATAGTATGACAGTCATACAGAAAGTATTGGAAAATGGTTCATTTCAACCTGATGTCTCAATAGATGTGGATCAGTTCTTGGGAAGCATAAGGACTACCTTTGGTTCGCTGCTGGAGAGATACACCAGTGCTGAAATTACAGACAAACTAGGCAGTTCCATGTTAGCCACAGTCTTCAGACAACTGGTAATACACTCTTATCTCTTGATTTTTTTCAATTGACTTCCAGCACAGTTATAAGGTTGACTGTGCTGATTAAGAGAAATATTTGTTTGGGTCCTGGTAGATGATTTTCCTCGTAGAACTGTGCCCTTTGGACATTCCTCACAGCGCGCTGCTGAAGAGCTTCTCCTCTGTGGTCGAGCTACTCAAAAGCCTGTCCAGTGATACCGGAGACATCTTTTCTAAGGTCAGTCCAGTTTGGCCTTAGTGTAACAGAATTTATACAGCATCCTATTCTACTCCATGAGTTTGAGCATAGCAGTACAAATGCAGACAGTAGCAATGCCATGCTATTAAAATCTTACATCATTACAGGTCCTGCATTAAAAAGTAGTAAAGTAAAGAGTAGTATTGTAGTAGTACTGTTAGTAACATACACATACTGGATTATTGTGCTTTAATCTGTAAATAGCAATTTCTTGTTGGTGGTAGAAATAGACATAATTTGAACTATTCTATATCCTGTTGGGTATTATTGTTAACTCTAGCTGATATGTATGTGTAGACTGATATATAACCTACACTAAAATTTCCCTGAGTTGTAATGTAGAAGTATAAAGTAGTGTAAAATGGAAACCCTCATAAAAATGACCAtaaaggtacaatgtgtaaaatttagAGGGATCTGTTAGCAATAgtatatagtattcataaatatgttgtctgAGTGTGTAACAGCCGTAAAATACCAcctgctgcattttcttaatcccAGAATGAGtgtttaaatctacataggaaGCAGGTCTTCTTTCACGCAGGGAGCCATTTTGCACCACcctgtttctacagtagcccacaATCGAAAAACCAAACATTGGCTCTAGACAGTGAATTGTGTCACCATCGTATCCTGCCTTGTGCCTGGAAATGGGTGATGGAGTGTGAAGGGTGCCACTgtgttcacattttacacattgaatCTTTAAAAATTGTACCGTGTTTTCCGGGTTATAAGTCAGTTATAGCAAAAACAGCTTtggtaaagagaaaaaaacatatataagttgcttcagtgtataagtctcatttctaattatactaattatagtctgaATTTGCCTATGTAGAACGTAGGTTAGACTGAACAACAAGTAGAAGTGCATTACGAAatttattcatctgtgtcaagtaacattaaacaactgcaccaatgTCCATGTGGGGGGAGATGAAACACTGCAAGcctttcagctgcagattttattacctgcagcCTGAAATCTGCAAtacagctctttcttttgggcaacattttcacttgtgttacattagtgtgaacataaacataCTTTTTTGGCAGTAGAGTATTATCTTCACTTTATTGgagagtgccatctaacactagtgactactcgaccaaattactgtaaatatacacatataagtcacttcactgtataagtcacaggacaagccaaGGGAGtaaagtgcaacttatagtctggaaaatacattACTCCATTGCTAGGTATAAGAAACATTAATTGCAGATCATTCAATCTGTAGGTGGATCAGGAGAGCTGGCACCAGCCCCAGCAGCCTGTGGTGCTGAGGACTTGGAACATGGAGTCCCCTCACAACTATGAGAACAGTCGTCATGAAACCAGCATATTTGCCTGCCCTGGTGCGACCTCCTTTGAGGTGGAGTTTGATGAACGTTGTGAGACGGAGAAGAGGTGACCtatgtaaaatattcaaatgtttttcttgttttttaatcCATCATAATGACTTTTCTTATCTATCTTCTGTTCCCTTGATATTGTCAGATATGACTACCTAGAATTCACAGACTCCAGAGGTGGGAAGGTCCGCTATGATATGAAAGTTGGAACTGAGAAGTGGCCAAAGGTAGGATATGGGAAGTCACTGAAAGGGATGAAATGAAACACTGGAGGTCTTTCATGCTTTCACTTATATCTGTTGTTTCTCTTTACCCCTTCAGAAAGTGACATTTGATGCTGGACCTCAGCTCCAGTTCCTCTTCCACTCAGATAGCAGTAATAATGAGTGGGGTTACAAGTTCAGTGTGACAGCTCTGGGTCTGCCAGACATCACCATTTCTTGGATGTCGGACTTACAGTTGCTGGTGGCCCGCCTGATGGGTCGTCTTGCATCTAGAACTCTGGCGCTAAAATCCCCTCACGGTAAAACTGTTTTCCGCAACATTTATGAAACAAAGGTTTTAGAGCAACACTGCTGGACCACAGTCAGAACACTTTATATGTTCTTTTATATTTTGAGCTTTCTTGAACAGATATTTCcaaaattaactttatttggCAGTCATTCAATTAAGACTGCTTCATAAAAGTATTTTACTTGACCCttgatgaaaagggaaaatgtttgtgtctgtgtttctgtctattACAGAGGTACGGAAAGTAAAGGAGCTTCTGTCAGGGAAAATGTCCCATGTTCAGTCTTCTTCTTTATGGAAACTCATCCTACGACATGGGTTGTGTGAAACAAGGGAGACCAGCAGGACTAAAACATCCTCAGACCAGGTATGGTGATGCCTGCTAAATTCAGTAGAATTACTTTTCAAAGAATTACATTATCACAGTGCCTAATGAGCTCAGCTGGCTGATGTTGCTCTGATACAATGttgtcctttctgtgtggtaGATAAATTCATGGTCACTTGATGACTTAATGAGCTTCCTAGAGGACTTTGCTCGTTGGAACCCCTTGCAAGACCCGACAGACAGTAGAACAGAGCTCATGAGGACTCTCATGCAGTCCTGCAGAAAACAGCCGATGAGGAACGAGATAGCTGCCGGGTCAAAGACAGATCAAGCTGTGAATGCCATTTGGGCAGCCATGGTATACCACACACCAGCCCTCAACCATGCCCTGAAGACCTACGGTAATACTTGGCTATAATCAGTGGTCACAGAGCAAAGGCTGTTTGGTTTATTCAGtttcttgctgtgttttgtcGTGGTAATTCTGCATGGTTGAATGACGTGATTGACTCCTTCCTAccgttttgtgtgtttatgagcaGTTAATCAGGACTGCAAGTCAGGTCTAAATGAAGAGTTTGTGCAGGTGTATTCACTGGCAGACAGCATCAGAACATGGATGGTGAGCTACAACAATCACAAGTCTTGTGATTATCTGCTGCTGAATTTGTATATAACCAGGTGATTATTcggatgtgtttttttttttttcatcagttgGAGATGAAGCAGAGATACCTTGTTAGCAAAATGAATCTTCCTGATGAGAAGGAAGAGATTCCTGATGAAGTTACTATGGACACACTAGGTGAGAATTTCAAAGTCAAATCCCACTTCTTTTTTCACCAACTGTATTATTTCACAAATATTATTTTgctcatttctgttattttctttctgtgcagcTGAGATGTGTATTGAGAAGAGCCTCTTGCTGTTCAGATTTGCCCCTTGTGGAGTAACTTGCCAGGATAGTGACTCATTCAAAGTTGCAGAGGGAAGCAGTGCTGTGCTCCTCCGCTCCAGTTCGATCTCTGAAGGGGACTTCCAGGACAGCTCCTCTACAGGATCTCTGAATGCAGGGTCTGAAGAGAGCAGTGAGGCCAGGGGAGGACAGAGCAAGTCCTCTGGTGCTCAAGTCCAAAGCACATCATCTTGTGGGCATAGCAGGCGAGTCCACCGAGACTCTACTGAGAGCGTCTCATCGCAGCCAGGGGAGCCAGCCTCGCCCTCTGCCTTCCCCCGTAAAGCCCCATTCAGTCGGGCACACCTACGCCTCCTGTCATGTCGATCCATAGAGGAGCCCCGCATGATCCCCTCTGTTAAGGATTGCTACCCAATACTCAAACACATCCTAAACTTTATAAGGGACCAGGCTCTCACAACACAAAGGTTACTACTTCAAGTTTTCTATTtaccatttttcatttctgtaattTGTGACATACAAGGTTAAGTAATCAGATTTTTCTTGGTGTAGCATTGTGCAGACCCTTTCCCTGAACAAAGCCCAGGCTTTGAGTGTGTGCATGGTCCTGGAGATGGTTCAGCAGTGCTTACATTCCCTAGGAAAGCCGCACCTCTTTCAAGCCCCCTGCATCCTGTTCCTACAGGAGCTACTAGCATGTCAGAAAGACTTCACCAGGTACTGCTACAACACTTGGCCTTATATGGTTTACAATAATACAATAGCTCTACACTACAAATTTATGAttcaatatttgtatttatagaATAACCCTATAGATTGGGCCTTAAAAGCTAAAAATAGGTTGCTGTGACCTCTACTTTTTATAATTTACAGAGGTAAAATGCATACTGACCAGTATTAATATGCCAAATGTCAGAGACATGCAAATAGGTGGTATACATTTTGCCTGTGAAGTAGCATTTTGCCCTTGCTTTGCAGTTATTTTTCCCAGTTGTCAGACAGCGGGCAGAAACTTGGAGAGGAGGTGAGGCGTTCTTATCATCAGCTGGTGCTCATGCTGGTGGAGGCAGTACAAGGCTTCAACAGCCTTAATGAGAAGTAAGCTCTGAATCCTTGTAACCAAATGTGTTCACTCACAACTAGatttacagaaattaaaaagtgaTTACAGCATTGATCAATGTAattccaaatgtgtgtgtgcattttggaGTAATGTGACCCTCATCACTGCTCTCCAGAGCCCTGCTACCAGCCCTGTCATGTGTGCAGACCTGCCTGTTGCACCTTCTGGACATGAGCTGGGAGGCACATGACCTTGCTCTCTTCTTGAATATCAAGCTTCCTGATCTCCTGCTTAGCATGTCCCAGGAAAACATCAGTGTTCATGATATTGCCATCAGGTAATATCAGACCCATCTCAGAAAATAAGGCAACACACAGTATTAATGAATGGCTTTTCCTGTTTCTGATATTGCTAAGGCTAGCAAAAGACACGATTTACATTTTTGCAAGGTGTTAAATAGTGGTCCAGCCGGGTATGTTGCAGAGATAACCAGTTCCTtctgtggtttatttttcatcttcagtCAATGGACAGAGGAAGATGAAATTGCAGACTACAAAAAGAACCAAGAGTGGATGGATGAGTGTATGGACGGGATGTTTGAGAAGTGGTATGACAAAATTGATGAAGAGGACTCCATGGAGGACAGGAGAAAGGTATTGTAGATCAGAGTGCCATCATTAGCAAACAAGGAAACTGTCTTTTGTCAGATCTGTTTGGGGAAACAAATGGCACAGATGAGCAGGGATCTGTGCAAAAAGTTGCTGGGTTGGAAGGTTTGATGGTAATACTATGACAATAATTTACCTGGTCGTTTCCACAGATGCACATGTTCATTGCACGCTATTGTGACCTGCTCAATGTCGTCATCTCCTGTGACGGCTGTGAGAGGATGGCACCCTGGCACCGCTACCGATGTCTGCAGTGCATGGACATGGATCTCTGCAAGACCTGTTTCCTCAGTGAGCTTAGATACCACACTGCACTACTCATACACTCATACAGATGCGTCCATAAGGCCAGGGTTTAGACAGACAGGGCAACTCAGTGATTAGCAGGTGGGTAAGAGCTCTGGAGGAAATCTTAAGTGTGGGTGTATATGTGTTTAACCAGGTGGTGCCAAGCCTGAAGGCCATGAGGATGACCATGAGATGGTAAACATGGAATATGCCTGTGACCATTGCCAGGGGCTTATTGTTGGTAGCAGGATCAACTGCAACGTGTGTGAAGACTTTGACCTGTGCTTTGGTTGCTACAATGCGAAGAAGTATCCTGACAGGTGAAAGATTTTAACTTCTTATAAATCTTATTCTgctaaaatagatttttttcttttttgcagtggTTGCCCTCGTTGTTAATgcagttattttttaaaatataaatctcCAGCCATCTGCCCACCCATCGGATCACAGTGTACCCAATGGTGACCATACGAATCAGCGACCGTCACCGCTTGATCCAGCCCTACATTCACAACTACTCctggctgctgtttgctgctttaGCCCTGTATACATCAGAACTGAGCAGCGAGAAGCAGATGGAGGGAGAGTCTTTGGACAGCAACACCTTGAGCCAGGCCTCAGCCCTGCAGACACACTGCTCCCAACTCATCACTGATTGCTTGCTCAAGGGGCAGACTGGCAAAGGTACATTCAAACcagaattttgttttttaaggatAGTCCACCATTTTGGACAATATCTCTTTCTGGCTAAAAGTTAGATAACAAGACGCCCTCTATCTGTGTGGTAAATTTGAAGATAGAGCTGGGAGGCAGTTATGCTTAGCACG includes:
- the zzef1 gene encoding zinc finger ZZ-type and EF-hand domain-containing protein 1 isoform X6, whose protein sequence is MRSSVVQDFLEFLLQKEKDLDIQYRAELDRDPEVDKVKVVTQCFSTIEASSNVADIHKMTNGETASFWQSDGSARSHWIRLKMKPDVVLRRLAIAVASNDHSYMPQLVSVAVGRNRRSLQEIRDIRIPSNVTGYVALLENANITHPYVQINIKRCLSDGCDTRIHGLKTLGYQITKSKEVSVSDASAIWYLSLLTSLVTASMETNHALAHTVLQSTQKALRHMPPLSLTPSSTEFPKFFSLNILEEVDGFLLRIADCCVSPDAELTLLAFALARGSVAKVLQALSCISDHLETKYKASVLIVSMASVRLRLLYRNGKPLQLHLQACDVKSKEEKSGPENMLTESSTGDGFLTESGRKKASVILSTEDQSNFQVTQMKIKVRKGAIGAKCGLVFAYKEEDPFDAEKHFKRFKKYDAWNYKDYKEFIQDNVKIPAQSEDEPIGWFELEDDWNDVEIKLQQCRVAKFLMVKFLCTRQESAERLGVQSLSFSGYLCPGAERLGDLDDLSPEGESLDRDAVTGLCLLNKTLFFIQQLTRDMVTSDHCLKDASHFKQKYLLDFSGLSLQLFWNFYSKLREIEGEEVLKSRVLLLQLMQNCFPMLPNPMESRGAEDSGGPDQGTTAAAVSSTSSSEEPLNDSVRAVWELYTHLCHIVDGPEGEALVEKMLHKEAVKAILNGAAVFFPDKHVRRDKLFHMMKNITEEEQPESVKVTFESLCNYFSDQDPSGLLLLPPKGAPSDFDISPILSVMETLLLVATRECEVMMADESGGASRTVLLALFWALQGSLLSWCYLQLKEGQCLMSSASTAVAMELARDILLKYVDQFLGSIRTTFGSLLERYTSAEITDKLGSSMLATVFRQLMIFLVELCPLDIPHSALLKSFSSVVELLKSLSSDTGDIFSKVDQESWHQPQQPVVLRTWNMESPHNYENSRHETSIFACPGATSFEVEFDERCETEKRYDYLEFTDSRGGKVRYDMKVGTEKWPKKVTFDAGPQLQFLFHSDSSNNEWGYKFSVTALGLPDITISWMSDLQLLVARLMGRLASRTLALKSPHEVRKVKELLSGKMSHVQSSSLWKLILRHGLCETRETSRTKTSSDQINSWSLDDLMSFLEDFARWNPLQDPTDSRTELMRTLMQSCRKQPMRNEIAAGSKTDQAVNAIWAAMVYHTPALNHALKTYVNQDCKSGLNEEFVQVYSLADSIRTWMLEMKQRYLVSKMNLPDEKEEIPDEVTMDTLAEMCIEKSLLLFRFAPCGVTCQDSDSFKVAEGSSAVLLRSSSISEGDFQDSSSTGSLNAGSEESSEARGGQSKSSGAQVQSTSSCGHSRRVHRDSTESVSSQPGEPASPSAFPRKAPFSRAHLRLLSCRSIEEPRMIPSVKDCYPILKHILNFIRDQALTTQSIVQTLSLNKAQALSVCMVLEMVQQCLHSLGKPHLFQAPCILFLQELLACQKDFTSYFSQLSDSGQKLGEEVRRSYHQLVLMLVEAVQGFNSLNEKALLPALSCVQTCLLHLLDMSWEAHDLALFLNIKLPDLLLSMSQENISVHDIAISQWTEEDEIADYKKNQEWMDECMDGMFEKWYDKIDEEDSMEDRRKMHMFIARYCDLLNVVISCDGCERMAPWHRYRCLQCMDMDLCKTCFLSGAKPEGHEDDHEMVNMEYACDHCQGLIVGSRINCNVCEDFDLCFGCYNAKKYPDSHLPTHRITVYPMVTIRISDRHRLIQPYIHNYSWLLFAALALYTSELSSEKQMEGESLDSNTLSQASALQTHCSQLITDCLLKGQTGKGLRSSALLALLSSNESTSDSELCPVSPESSQELSTATDTSSLPGSTAAICSPSSPRDKYKPAVKEKKAKEEDTLPFAPPEVSSPPSTGEGEKRKLVPQDTLDSPSLSQTPSVSSEDPLSPVVRQSGLVTVNSPASDAAKDTDERLPQVPLQEHVFSECSRERILGLLAAMLPPAKPGSTLSLPSLSSILPQLFRAVISNAGSLNETYHLTLGLLGQLLLRIPPMEADAAVTEAMADKYELLTQGEAASSDIQGWRTTQLLFSLGAVCLDSRIGLDWACTVADILHSLNARPEWRAVIATFTDHCIQQLPQTLKRTNLFTLLVLVGFPEVLCVGTQTVFIDNANEQHNMILLKHFTEKNHAAVVDVKTRKRKTGLSSRSTTKSIASVGINCLCDSSSFTVKDYQLIQSQDSTTANLPGQLEGQDSPDPLLSRYLSNFISIISHLLDASHDNGSPDAVEASWVLSLALKGLYNTLKKHGVEQAQEAIQQTGLTQLLVKKCSKGTGFSKLWLLRDLEILSIMLYSSKREIHSMAQDPERDQREQDKEHDSDHSSCCADDTDVSRPDPLEGLDEETKICFQITHDALNAPLPILRAMYELQMKRTDSFFLEVQKRFDGEEIKTDETIRTLAQKWQPIKRPHSEERNTKAVDTDMIVVSCVSKPSYCEKATEEINTVAQKLITNSESDLQLSYAKQRRTKSSALLHKELDVRSTRAVRQYLVKVNQAIATLYARHVLASLLADWPEEAALSEEALELSGASHMAYILDMLMQLEERPLWEKILQRVLKGCSESMLCSLSLTGCQFMEEPGMAVQVIESKHPYDNNTNFEDKVHIPGAIYLSIKFDSRCYTEEGCDELIMSSSSDFLQDVHNFSGSPQKWSDFEIPGDTLYYRFMSDMSNTEWGYKFTVTGGHRGRFQTGFEILKQMLADEQVLSQLPLPDIWEWQVGVACRQTGNQRLKAIHLLLRLLQCQSQTACELTLLRPLWQLFMSMENCLSQDPTSITVLLPLHRALTELFFIAETRAMAQGVLQEYLLAMTTDEQLLNHTLMALKNIAAISLAISYPNKSTKLLNMSS